A genomic region of Candidatus Dormiibacterota bacterium contains the following coding sequences:
- a CDS encoding acyltransferase, whose amino-acid sequence MTRPINRSVEGLRGVAALLVVISHCLAIGGFTLGVDLFFVLSGFLITRLLVGEIGNNGRIALARFYIRRGFRLLPALVLFLLAVLTWGHLRGDAGGVASIHGTVLSSLLYVENWHILSVGTATPSLLVDPATHTWSLSIEEQFYLLWPVLLIAGWRWKGARGALILAVCGVALATVDRLGLAGTSLIREYFSTDTRADQLLAGCCVALLSQLRWLPRIPRGLSVAALGTLLAIGIHPFALPYQMTATAVLGAVLVAGLSQHQLGALSGSWVVWLGGRSYALYLWHPLVRAALHDSAHLADGGVMFVAVMAVSLVVSDLTFRIVERPLRDLGRRLTSAPPLPSAGPQVPVAVIGR is encoded by the coding sequence ATGACCCGCCCGATCAACCGGTCCGTGGAGGGTCTGCGCGGTGTCGCGGCCCTGCTCGTCGTGATCAGCCACTGCCTGGCGATCGGCGGCTTCACCCTGGGCGTCGACCTCTTCTTCGTCCTGTCCGGATTCCTGATCACCCGCCTGCTCGTCGGCGAGATCGGCAACAACGGCCGGATCGCGCTCGCCAGGTTCTACATCCGGCGTGGGTTCCGCCTGCTGCCCGCCCTGGTGCTGTTCCTCCTCGCGGTGCTGACCTGGGGCCACCTCCGCGGCGACGCGGGCGGCGTCGCGAGCATTCACGGCACCGTCCTGAGCAGCCTGCTCTATGTCGAGAACTGGCACATCCTCTCGGTCGGGACCGCGACCCCCAGCCTCCTCGTCGACCCCGCGACCCACACGTGGTCGCTGTCGATCGAGGAGCAGTTCTACCTGCTCTGGCCGGTCCTGCTGATCGCGGGATGGCGATGGAAGGGCGCCCGGGGCGCGCTGATCCTCGCCGTCTGCGGGGTCGCCCTGGCGACGGTCGACCGTCTGGGCCTCGCCGGGACCTCGCTGATCAGGGAGTACTTCTCGACGGACACGCGCGCCGACCAGCTGCTGGCGGGGTGCTGCGTGGCCCTCCTCTCCCAGCTCCGGTGGCTCCCCCGGATCCCCCGCGGCCTCAGCGTGGCCGCGCTCGGCACGCTGCTGGCCATCGGCATCCATCCCTTCGCCCTGCCGTACCAGATGACCGCGACCGCCGTGCTCGGAGCCGTCCTCGTGGCCGGTCTCTCCCAGCATCAGCTGGGCGCGCTCTCCGGCTCCTGGGTGGTGTGGCTGGGCGGTCGCTCGTACGCCCTCTACCTCTGGCATCCGCTGGTGCGGGCCGCCCTGCACGACTCCGCCCACCTCGCCGACGGAGGGGTGATGTTCGTGGCGGTGATGGCCGTCTCCCTGGTCGTCTCCGACCTGACGTTCCGGATCGTCGAGCGCCCGCTCCGCGATCTCGGGCGGCGACTCACCTCGGCGCCGCCGCTTCCCTCGGCCGGGCCCCAGGTCCCGGTCGCGGTGATCGGCCGGTAG